The Niastella koreensis GR20-10 genome includes a window with the following:
- a CDS encoding DUF3780 domain-containing protein — MAKGKESLGFGFDPSEAKHHFLVIIPKTATGKVLIYERFDWGTEEENRDKISGELSMFDPPEQKIDQRFDRLKCEISKHKWKEIENAVRLEFNNRLKEYGQKAGNWKQGQTPVQRLLGKELTLLCWAIEDCDVKVIPTAIKNWQGLKAEERWWLYTMTNASTGDANTKYGWRTAIRYALTENPITDKYQQRSIFDQYLNDAIEN; from the coding sequence ATGGCAAAAGGCAAAGAAAGTTTAGGATTTGGTTTCGATCCTTCGGAAGCGAAACACCATTTTTTGGTGATCATTCCAAAAACTGCTACCGGAAAGGTATTGATATACGAACGTTTTGATTGGGGTACTGAAGAGGAAAACAGGGATAAGATCTCAGGCGAGCTTTCTATGTTCGATCCACCGGAGCAAAAAATAGATCAGCGTTTCGACAGGCTGAAGTGTGAGATCTCTAAACACAAATGGAAAGAAATAGAAAATGCGGTACGTTTAGAGTTTAACAATCGCTTAAAGGAGTATGGGCAAAAAGCCGGTAATTGGAAGCAGGGGCAAACCCCTGTACAAAGATTATTAGGGAAAGAGTTAACCCTCCTTTGCTGGGCAATTGAAGATTGCGATGTGAAAGTAATACCCACTGCAATAAAAAACTGGCAGGGGTTAAAAGCTGAAGAACGCTGGTGGTTATACACCATGACCAATGCCAGTACCGGTGACGCCAATACCAAATACGGTTGGCGTACAGCAATCAGGTATGCACTCACCGAAAATCCCATTACCGATAAGTACCAGCAACGCAGCATTTTCGATCAGTATTTAAATGATGCCATTGAGAACTAG
- a CDS encoding DUF499 domain-containing protein: MSVLFKTAFERFKGKSQQQLIKLTQSMGGGKTHNMISLGLLAKHPAFREQIIGKDYSDDGLGKVEVLAFSGRESNTPNGIWGELAKQLGKEAEFKSLWEGGLRAPGQSEWINMLKGSPKLILLDELPPYLDNAQTVAIGSGTLAIVTTTALANMFNALNTAALSNVLIVISDLKATYQSGTRLLQSTFSNLEGEVSRFALDIQPVGSSSDEIYDILRTKLFEKLPGKDAVNDIALAYKAKVEEAKNLGFTTYNPDKIFTGIKEAYPFHPSIRELYERFRENQNFQQTRDLIRLMRKIITSIWGTGIADKRYLINAFDIDLNDTSMNTTITQIKPSLGNAISKDIANEGRSTAESIDAQYNIEFISQVAKLLLVASLADVPNALLGLTQHELVGYLVEPGKDITSYRNAFEEFLSQAWYVHPDKDGRLHFQHVRNLIAELNSLIDGYDDDNAKIEIRKFLADRFKPIIGDCYQKVSVFPPIDEIKLDEEKNLLVLFEPNISGSGLNPNLLHLYEHTQYKNRVMFLTGDRNTMDNLIRKAKEFKAIQRIIKRLREEKVAENNTQFEMAVDREIKIGQQFLSAARETFVKLYYPFHFKGQDKLVDAEFLMDFKGNNYNGEDQIKKVLSDRQKFTLEDPTGNGFKVKCLQRLFTLDEMRQEDLISRAASNPAWQWHHPKALEELIDHCLKNGIWFKAGNYIQKNPPKEDTSVTVQATWADKNSSEATLKIIPKFGDVVHYEIDQEPTTTSDKITDFTNWKTNDMVVYFLCVDSKGINETGKAYKWTNKLTLKYHTYDAGGEKKIKLEASAPDAKILYTTDGAEPRDNGAVFAGDFIIPKGTRFVLAIAEKKGVYSDRLEIPINWNRPEGLKIDKAKSLVYEKKGTFKTSNNKTTFEELSLFAKHGAKFRGPILNFTFKLSDKEFWSCVTFAEDLVLTKEQIEAHINYMRTSLSADGTFETSLQLDGVVFPSGQAFEDWVSEKQMELSSLNQEEIIQ, translated from the coding sequence ATGTCAGTACTGTTTAAAACGGCCTTTGAACGTTTTAAAGGAAAAAGTCAACAGCAATTAATTAAGCTGACACAAAGTATGGGTGGCGGTAAAACCCACAACATGATCTCGTTGGGTTTATTAGCCAAGCATCCAGCCTTTAGGGAACAAATAATTGGCAAAGATTATTCCGATGATGGTTTGGGTAAGGTTGAAGTACTCGCATTTTCTGGTCGGGAAAGCAATACTCCCAATGGCATCTGGGGTGAATTGGCAAAACAATTAGGTAAAGAAGCCGAGTTTAAATCACTATGGGAAGGCGGCCTCCGGGCGCCAGGTCAGAGTGAATGGATCAACATGCTGAAAGGTTCACCCAAATTAATTTTGTTGGATGAGCTTCCTCCTTATTTGGATAATGCGCAGACTGTTGCCATTGGTTCAGGTACATTGGCCATAGTAACTACTACGGCATTGGCCAATATGTTCAACGCGTTGAACACGGCTGCCTTAAGCAATGTATTGATCGTTATTTCTGATCTAAAAGCAACCTATCAAAGTGGGACCCGTTTGTTGCAATCTACTTTTTCAAACCTGGAAGGCGAGGTAAGCCGGTTTGCATTAGATATTCAACCGGTTGGTAGTTCTTCAGATGAGATTTATGATATTTTGCGTACTAAGTTATTTGAAAAGCTTCCTGGCAAGGATGCCGTAAATGATATTGCCCTGGCTTATAAAGCAAAAGTAGAAGAGGCAAAAAACCTGGGCTTTACCACGTACAATCCGGATAAAATATTTACTGGGATCAAAGAGGCTTACCCTTTTCATCCTTCTATCAGAGAACTGTATGAACGGTTTAGAGAAAATCAAAACTTTCAACAAACCCGTGACCTGATAAGATTAATGCGAAAGATCATTACCTCCATATGGGGTACGGGTATTGCTGATAAACGTTATCTCATCAATGCTTTTGATATTGATCTGAACGATACTTCCATGAATACCACCATTACACAAATAAAACCATCACTGGGTAATGCCATTAGTAAAGACATTGCTAACGAAGGTCGTTCCACTGCGGAGTCAATAGATGCACAGTATAACATTGAATTTATTTCGCAGGTAGCTAAATTGCTCTTGGTAGCGTCGCTGGCTGACGTGCCGAATGCCCTATTGGGTTTAACCCAACACGAATTGGTGGGTTACCTGGTAGAGCCCGGGAAGGATATCACCAGTTACCGAAATGCTTTTGAAGAATTCTTATCGCAGGCCTGGTATGTTCATCCGGACAAAGATGGCCGGTTACATTTCCAACATGTTAGAAACCTCATAGCTGAATTGAATAGCCTGATTGATGGGTACGATGACGATAATGCAAAGATCGAGATCAGGAAATTTTTAGCAGATCGCTTCAAACCAATCATCGGTGATTGCTATCAAAAAGTGTCAGTTTTTCCGCCCATCGATGAAATAAAACTGGACGAAGAAAAAAATCTGTTGGTATTGTTTGAACCCAATATTTCCGGTTCAGGTTTAAATCCCAATTTGTTGCATTTGTACGAGCATACCCAATATAAGAACAGGGTCATGTTCTTGACAGGCGATCGCAACACCATGGACAACCTGATCCGTAAGGCTAAAGAGTTTAAAGCCATTCAACGCATCATTAAAAGATTGCGGGAAGAAAAAGTAGCTGAAAACAATACTCAGTTTGAAATGGCGGTTGACCGGGAAATAAAGATCGGTCAGCAATTTTTATCTGCGGCCAGAGAAACTTTTGTGAAGCTGTATTACCCATTTCATTTCAAAGGACAGGACAAGCTGGTGGATGCGGAGTTTCTGATGGATTTTAAAGGAAATAATTACAATGGGGAAGACCAGATCAAAAAGGTGTTGTCAGATCGGCAAAAGTTTACTTTAGAAGATCCAACAGGAAACGGGTTCAAAGTAAAATGCCTGCAACGATTATTTACTTTAGATGAAATGCGACAGGAAGATCTGATAAGCCGTGCGGCTTCCAATCCTGCCTGGCAGTGGCATCATCCAAAAGCTTTGGAAGAGTTGATTGACCATTGCCTGAAAAATGGCATTTGGTTTAAAGCAGGGAACTACATTCAAAAAAATCCGCCTAAAGAGGACACTTCCGTAACGGTTCAAGCCACCTGGGCAGATAAAAATAGCAGCGAAGCCACCTTAAAAATCATTCCAAAGTTTGGCGATGTGGTTCATTATGAAATTGATCAGGAGCCTACTACCACCTCTGATAAGATCACGGATTTTACCAATTGGAAGACGAATGATATGGTCGTTTATTTTCTGTGTGTAGACAGCAAGGGAATAAATGAAACAGGCAAAGCCTATAAATGGACAAACAAACTAACGCTCAAATATCATACTTATGATGCTGGTGGCGAAAAAAAGATAAAACTGGAAGCTTCTGCCCCGGATGCAAAAATCTTGTACACCACCGATGGTGCTGAGCCCAGAGACAACGGGGCCGTCTTTGCCGGTGATTTCATCATTCCAAAAGGCACCAGGTTTGTATTAGCCATTGCTGAAAAGAAAGGGGTTTACAGCGACCGGCTTGAAATACCCATTAACTGGAACAGACCGGAAGGGCTTAAAATTGATAAAGCCAAATCGCTGGTCTATGAGAAAAAAGGAACTTTTAAAACCAGTAACAACAAGACCACCTTTGAAGAATTGAGTTTATTTGCTAAACATGGGGCTAAGTTCAGGGGACCCATTCTGAACTTTACTTTCAAATTGTCCGATAAAGAGTTTTGGTCTTGTGTAACTTTTGCGGAAGATCTGGTGTTAACCAAAGAGCAAATTGAAGCACACATAAACTATATGCGCACCAGCCTCAGTGCAGATGGAACATTTGAGACCTCATTACAATTAGACGGCGTGGTGTTTCCATCTGGCCAGGCTTTTGAAGACTGGGTGTCGGAGAAGCAAATGGAATTGAGTTCATTAAATCAAGAGGAGATTATTCAATAA